DNA sequence from the Pomacea canaliculata isolate SZHN2017 linkage group LG7, ASM307304v1, whole genome shotgun sequence genome:
aaatcggaatgttagtaataaaagaagaccttaaaaaaacgaaaaaaaaggaagaagaagtatttatccccacgtaggggcgtctctcaatctttttttcgatggacgaacatttcgattcagtgctctgacttggtgtctctacgatgaggccggacattcagaagttggtttcgggaaaacaacttcaaatatcccactaattaccacataattaatggtgagtagaacttgtttctaataaaaaaaaatggtatctgctctattttttttgtatttttgcggtgaagtggcccgcgacacggctgtccgaaatggatatggcccgcaggccgaaaaaggttgtgcatccctgctctagATAAATATCTAGGCAAGTCATTGTACCTTACTATGTATGGCTTTCATTTCAACATTACCGAACAGTAGATCATATAAATAAAGTGTGAAGAAGTACACATAAAGTAGGATTACCATGACTTATATGCTTGTCTCGGTTTTGAAACTGCTTGAGgtcatttatttatgtgtgttacTAAATTCGGCATTATTGTGTTTACTGGAAACATAATTCTTTCGAGCTATATATATCTGCATCCAAATTAGCTCCGAATGGCCTGATCAGCAAAAAAGACATGCttatgttgtttcttcttttctccgTTCTTTGAAATTTCctttgtgtgctttattttgcaTCCTTAGATGAGATTGATGGTTTAGTGGTGGCTAAACAAACTTTGGAAGTTATTCGACTCTGCTGACCACTCTCTAccccttcatagactacacaccctcgACGGCATTTCTGGACGACACACACTAGCATGGTTCAACTATCTCAATGGTATGACACAGACTGTCAGTCGACGGTCTAACATCTCCCCAGCTATTCTTTCCTGTAAGGGTTCttcaaggctcagtacttgcccctgttctgtttatttatccTCATGCACCCATTCTCAcaaggtttctcatcaatcacATGCTGATGACACgcaactgtactgctccactccactaACTGAGTCTCACTTTAATACTAGCACAATAAAAGCCTGTATTAGCGATGTTAAGGTTTGGATGGTAAccaacaaacttaaactcaattAAGATAAAAGGGAAGcctcctatgttcgagaagaaaaAGTCAACCTTCTcaattttgtttgcaaaatcACACTAAGGTGGGCGAAACAACATCACCTTTACATTGTCCGTCAGGAAtatgggattcattgtcactggaAGACCCTAGATAGACAAGTTGCAGtcatctgtcagtctgtctattatgataaacaagttacatttgtctgtcagtctgtgtacTATGAGCtacatctgcaaacatcttgtctgtgtgtttgtttctttctaggCTGCCTGTgtgctatgttttaatttcttgacTGGCTTCTGCCCTGACTATTTTTCTGAACTTGTCCCCCCTACATCCCATTCAGACAACTACGTTTTTCGTCTGATGACCATATATTAACAATTCTTACCATCATAGCAACAACAGACGGTGACAGGGTAGTTAGTTACTGTGCAGAAAGACAATGGATCTCTCTCCCCTtcgctttcttctttcttgagcattactcctagcAACAGCCCATGCGATGATTCACCTTTTCAAATCCCCCTTTCCGtgtattgctacttccctacgCATTGCTTTGTCttaatttacatatttaaagatATTGGTCCTAAATTAGGACATGCTGGCCCAGTATGTGCCTTCTGTCAGCACCATCTTGGCCGATTATACTTGCTGGATGTTAAATTTATATTGGATCAATTGGAAGAAAGTTGATGATTGAAGCAATCAACATTGGCCAGATAATGGTACATTATGCATTCATTCTGGCGCAATGTACATATACTTTCTTGATACACTCATATCCCACTATATTGGACCAATCTTGAAATATCCTAAATCTCTATGAATTTATAGAGCACACAAGCACTCACCCGCAAAGATATTATGCATAACGAAAACTAGGTAGAATATAAATTCGTTTACTTTTTGTAGCAGaggggagaaaaataaatggaaataattttaagtcatgagaatcaacaacaagcatgaactcccaatccaacttcaagaagagaacatcctggaaacagatcgcttCACGTATATGcgaagcattgtcaacaaggaggGTGGAGCAGATGATGGCATCAAAAGcggcatcaacaaggccaggcatgctttcaacattTCTGTGAGACATCATTAGAAATATACATTACCATTAAGCAAAAACTTCAGTATTGGAACGATTTTTACAATATTAAGACCATAAAGAGAATAGTGTTACTTTTAACGGTTACtgaatttttacttttgtaaaccATTACTAACTGAATTCACTATAGctagaaaaattaaatttttaagaCATCCAGTATTTTAATTGATTAAACTAGTTGAGCAAAGTTAGTAGGATGTAAACGAATTGCATTCTTCATTCAGAAAGAAGACCTTGTGACCTATAGGGATGCACAAAATCTGAACAACTAAACTAATTATCATTACTTTTGtgagtttattatttaaataactatAAGGAATATACACTCAAATTTGAATTACTTTAAGTCAATGCTAAAAAATTACTGATAATAATTTCGCTTCCAACTGATAACTGTTCAGGCTGACATTTTGCAGAAATGTTTGAACTGTTGCATGCAAGTTTACCTTACATTAGGCAAACCAGCAAGCTAGCTGAACTCGATTTTGTGAGATGAATTCTGGGAGtaattctgtaaaaaaaattacacagtTTTGGAGTAAGCTGACCCACCCGTGTACCGCCTGTACAGCTCGTCGGGCAGATGCGAGATGATGTGTCCCCGGTGGCGTCGGCCTTATGTTGCCATCAGAAGGACCTGTCCACTCTTTTATATTTGCAAGCCAATTCCTCTTCTGCTTGCCACAATGATGACTACCTTCCGCGTACCTCTTGAAATATGCTTTGTCAAGTTAAGaaacaatatatatgtatacacattttTAACCTAATATTATACGTGCAGATGGAACTTGTATTGTGCCAACCTTCTCTATACAGTTGGAGGGAAGAGGTTTTGTGCAACAGGGCTGTTCATGCAATTTAATACACggcaatataaaaaaaatcttgttcaaCGCTGTGTCAACCTCTAGACATGATAAACTGTGTCTTGCGCCACTCATAACcgcaaaaactaaacaaaatactttgagtTCCTTCTAGTTTGTTCGCATACTGCAGTTACTTAAAATGAAGAGCTGTTGGACCTTCCCTTTGTCATCACAAGGTACACGTGGGCACATGTTCTGGGCACATATCAGTTTGCTTTACAGTTTGAGTAGCTCCTTCAGCTTCCTGTAGTAACAAAAATGCAATAACGCAAAttaaatgcatatatttactTATGATAACATTAAATTGAACTTGCAgaccataaaacaaaaatgggaGTGATAGATGGGCGTATGGTATGTGtgacataaaaaggaaaatctcccaaagctataaaaaaaagcagattttttattaatttcccTTGCCCCAAATTACGGATGCGACTGGTGCACATTTTTTGCACGTTAAAATTtcaatgtacacaaaatattatgaCACATACTTTTAGTTATCTCAAGCATTTATACGTGCCCTTACCTTAATTTGTTCATTCCTTTAGTTTCTTCATATCCACCTTTCAAAAACatctcagtatttttttaactagaCTTCATCCTCGTTGACGTCGCTAAGTAGTAATGGATATATCCAGCAAGTGACAGGTAATGGGGACAATTATCAAAACAACAGTGTAGGTGACAAATCACATTACCTAATAAACTTAGCATTGGGTACACGAAAACCGACAGCAATCCACCCTTTTATAAACCAAGTTCTACGCTTGACTGGATCTTAGTTTTTCACTTCTGAGTTTTCTCGATATATTTATTCCGTTATGTGCTTTTTAAATCCCGTCCAATGATGATTTGTTCAAGAATTCATACCTCATGGTAAGTATATGTTAAACAGCTAAAAACAAGATCGTGAGATGTGGATttatacttttgtatttttgattgCAATTAAGAGTGCTTTGGCTTGGTTAAGTTGGCTTTTTGTTAAATATCGTTCAGATATCAAATATGCTTCTGGTATTTGTATGCtctgcagtaaaaaaaaaattaatttttactaCGAGACTGGCGATGGGAATTTTTTCTAATAACTGCgcaaagctcagtgcaagatactatttacCCAAAACTGAGTAACTACACCCCTTCTTTTCCCGAGAAGCAAAAACACCGTCACCATGCACTGAAAGAGATCCAAAATGTGAAGCCACATACAAACATAAGACATATTGTCGTATTTCTCTCATCGGCTGAAACTCTCAAAACTTAAAAGTATCAACATCAATATTGACCTCTTGGTTGTTGATCTtatattacaatttattttgacaaaacaaaagtaaatactGATGTATGTACTCTGTATGCTCTAATTGTCGTTTACTTCTAGATcgcttctaaaaaaaattatttgtatttgttcacTTGACGAAAATGTTTTTcgtttactattttttattaatgtttgatACTTACTATCCATGACACTAAATGCTGTGCTGGAAGAACCTTCTTCATTACGAAGAGTCAATGTCCAGTTTCCATGGAAGATGCTGATTTCCTTTGTGAGGCTAACCCATAGGATGAGGTCAGGTGGTTGGCCTTTAAGGACACAATTCACCTCCGTTGTGGTGTTATCTTTTAAAGACATCGGTGTTAATAAACATCCAGTGACCTTTGTCGTGTAAGCCTTTACACGAAACATTGACTCACCTAAAGTAAGACTAACAATTTTTGTAGACTTTTCATCAAACTGTGGAGGGCCTGcgacaataaaatatatgtttcctTGATGAGTAAAAGTATTTCAGCTTTGTAATCCACAAGGCTCAGAATTTAAATGACataatagttttatatatatatatttataaagggTCAAACGCATATAGCATTTATAGTTATCAACGactttagttttagtttagaaATACAATCAAAGTTTATTAGAAACTAAATTTTTTCCCACATGATTCTGTGAATAATGCTTTGCCTAGACTCCTACAATTCATGAACCCCGTaaggataaagaaagaaagagagagagagagaggaagagagagaccTGAGTGGAATatgtgttttataaaataaaattcagtatTTTCTTATTCTGGTAATTATGTTTTGCTTGGTAGCTTTCGTAGAAAAGttaataatcattttctttttctcttatacATCTTTAGGAAAGTCTGAAATCTTGAATACTCTCATTGTTAATGAATAAGGAACAAGTTCTCATTAAtatacagcaaaacaacaacagttcagTCAGTATACTTACACCTGACGAGGAATGTTACAGATTTATTTTGCAGGGTCCCGTTGCCTTCACATCTGACTACCggccagtcatcttcacacTGGGCAGTAAGAGAGTGGCTCAATATCCCTTCTTGTGAAGATTTCAGTTCAGTTCCATGTTTATCCAGCAGATAGAAGAAGGCTGGAGGATTCCCCTGCTTGAAAAAGCAGGAAACATTCACCTCCTTACCTTTGTCGACGACATAATCGTTATTAGCCTCTTGTCCTTCCACAGTCAGACTGGTGATAATAGGAGgatctgaacacacacacacacatgtggaaTCATAGAATATTTGGGAgatttaaaaatcctttttgGGGGAGAAACTAAGCCCTTTTATCCTGTGATAGTCTAATAATGCCTCACTCGAATTATTTGTGTATTAGGTATTATCAGCAACAAACGTATACTTCTTTGGTGTAATTCATTAACACTACCACTGAGGAGTCCTTAATCAGCCTTCTGTAAATCTTAGCACTAATCGTGGGATCAAAGATCTCTTGACTATTTCATAACTTTCATTAGCTGCTACAGTAATCCTCTTAGCAAAAGTCACGagcagaaaatgtaataaaatctgCAATGAGGCAAACAACCTGAAATCCTAATAAGatcaaaagaaaacttcataaaaAGAGTAGTAAAACTAATTATATACAACGAAGGACTTCTATAGTAATATAAAAAGTAATCCCAAGTTAAATCAGATTTGTGAAGTTTTAAAGAATCAGAACTCGATTTACatataataaaattacttttcagTTAATTTACTCGATTACTTCTATTAAAGGCACATTTCTAAGACCAATAACTATCATTAATTTATACAATTATAATAtatctgacattttcaaaataattattcttaCTTACATAGCACCTCAACACGTATTATCCGTGTTATTTGAGGTATGTGTACTACCTCGGGGGAAAGCTTCATGACAGTGAGTGACCTCATGGCGACCTGAGAAATGTGAATATCTAAAGTCACTACAGAGCTGCTCAGGTTTCGTTGCTCCCCAAAGCAAATCACACCTGTCCTTTCACCGAACACCTTCCCAAAGCTactgcttcttttctttctccattcgAAGATGCAACTAATTTCTTTCCTATTTTCATTACAAGCCTCGTAGATGTACGTAAACGAGTCTGAAGAAAGAGAGGTTGCTGTAAGGTTGATAGTATAACTGATATTTATAAATCCATTTTCCTGCCGGCGTAGGGTTTCATTAAAACTAGATTCTCCAcctgaaacaaaatgacatttctaTTCCACTATTCAAGAAGAGCAAGAAGTtgtacaaaaacaagaaatctCCAGCAATACAAACATGGTGAATTTAATTTGACAGAATTTTGACAAAAGATCTTACAACATAGCAGGGGTAATTGTAAAAGGTCTGAACAATATGACCTTTATGAATAGTATTAGAATTTTAATCTTTACATTTAGAGTAGTctatcttaaatattttaaacaaggtCTAGCGACTTATTTTACTATCTGCAGCTTTTACTTCTAAAATCTTCTATAACGtactgaagaaaacattcattttgACAATTGTTAACTCTTTATcagtaaaaattttaataaaatttcttaaaaacactataaaagttttttttacaagtcCTTACAAGTCAAAAGAAGCACTCCTGTTGTCAGTGTAAGAAGAATCCATAGGATACAGCAAACTTTAATTAAGATGTTCATGTTCAGGAGTAGCTGATGTACACTTCTGTAAGTGGTATTGACACAGAAAGACCTTATATAGAAATGAGGACTTGTCTTCTCCGAAGAAGCATAAGTTTCAATTTCCTTTTATGGATTAATGTATATTAATAATATCACCTTTGTTGAAAACTAGTTCACACTCCATCTGCACCAATGAAGAGCTAACATAGCAATCCTCGTgtgctttatttaaataattttgttttagcaaAACAAGAAGGCCTTATTCCAAAATAAACAATACTTGGGACATGTAGAATAAAGATGAAGAGGCTCTCTGTACTTCTGGAACTAATTGTTGTTCTAGGAAGGATGATTCTACAAGTATTATGGCGAGAAGacaaattatcattttaatagTACCATTATAGCAATGATTAAACTGAAACTGTATTGTAAAGTCAAATGAAATGATCATTTATAATATACTCTCTTACAAAGACTAGTAGGAAGTAAGCAGCCGTTCTTGAGTACAAACCCCATTGTTAGTAATCCTTATTAATAAGAAATTTCCCTGTTCATCAATTATTAGAATGATGTTCTTTGTCAGAAGGTTGACTCAGTTTAATTGTTTGGAGTTAAGTTAACTGGTAATCTCgacttgtttctttctctggttTTATTAAGTAGATAACACAGTCTCTTCTCCTGCTCTGAAGACTAATTATACGGTTTAATGGAATAGTACTATGCTCTGCGTCACAGGGCTGTCTAATTTTTGCGGTCAATTGATTTGTAACAATACAAGTAACAAGAAAATCCCTGTGTTCCTTATTTCTTAGAACATGGCATTGACTGAGGAAGCTTATTGGCTTTGAGGAAGTAACAACATGTCCTTGTACAACTATTGACTGGCAATTAGGGCGGATGTTGGGTTGCTTATGTTCATTCCTGTCGTTTTTACACCACGTCTTCCAGACGTTTACTCTTTGTTTTACCTTACTTGCCTTTTGTTTGACAGATTTACATACTTTTCAATATGTTTGTCTATTATGATTAAAGGTTTATAAAAACACGGAGATATTTAGCTCTGCATCTCTCTCATCTCATTGAACTAATTAATCCAGGGTGTcctgtcatttgtttttatattttccttcaaaTAGTCTCCAATTTCTGTGTGTTATAATTATGTGTAGATaactcttccttctcctcctcctcctcatcatcatcatcatcatcatcatcatcatcaccatcaccatcaccatcaccatcatccatACCTTGACTGATACTACCTGATCACCAGATAAGCTTCAAAGCCAGTTGAACTGTCCCGCCGGTCCATGTCGTCGAAGGGACCTGACCAGACTCAGCATCTCGCAAGAGACACCATAGACGGTCTTGGGAGGTGTTTGCAGGTCAGTCATGGAGGACCATCCTTCACGTCCGCcatccagttcttcctctgtttaCCTTGGCTATGACTTCCTTCCACAGAGCCCTGGATGATGATTTTAGGTAAAGTGAGGCGTTGGACGACTTGTCTGAACAAGAACAGTTTACCCAAAGGCATGTGAACACTAAACAATGCAGATAACTTTGATAACTGtggtcaaagggagataatcatggGCTCGACCCGCAACATCAACTTTTAATTCAATGTACAAACTGTtctcatatttatatattttttggtaccatgtttgatgtttttgaaTTTCTAAGCATCGACATTAGCTAAAAGGTATTTTAGTTGCATCTTGCCTCATTTAAGCAGGGTgggtttgtcttttttcacattgtatattgcagtgaaacataaaatatggaATTGCTGAATTTCTTGTCTAGTCGCTGCTTTTCtgtttgcttctctctctccccttctccttTCCAGTGCTTCATCACTTTATTTCGTTTATTTCAGAGATGACTCCTGTAGTTATAGTGTGCACTTGCTTTAGTTTCAGCTCAGAATCAACTAAAGCACTACATTGACTTGTTTTTCTGACCATTCAACCTCCCTAGCTTACACTACTCACAGCCAGGCCTCAAGAAAACAAGCGCTTCTGTACATGGAGATGAAATGAGAGGTTTATACAGAGCAGGGGGGTGATAACGAGAGGAAACAAATTTGTCACAAACACAGGAAACAGCTGAAGTCCCGAGCACATCTCATCTTTCCGGCTCTGACAGCTTAGATACTATCTAGTCTTTAAGAGAGAGATAGACATTGTGACTAAGCGTTCAAACACGCGACTAGCTTGCGTGCACTTGGCGCACCTCTCTTCTAactctgcattttattttctagttcatttctgttgtttttaacaTAATGGTCAGGTTAAAGGGACTTCACTGTAGACCTTCATAGCTTATAAAAGCTGGACTTCCATATCTCCCGGTCTGATAATATGGGGATGGGAGGGCACTTAAGGAAG
Encoded proteins:
- the LOC112569668 gene encoding uncharacterized protein LOC112569668 isoform X1, with translation MDRRDSSTGFEAYLVIRSVHQLLLNMNILIKVCCILWILLTLTTGVLLLTCGESSFNETLRRQENGFINISYTINLTATSLSSDSFTYIYEACNENRKEISCIFEWRKKRSSSFGKVFGERTGVICFGEQRNLSSSVVTLDIHISQVAMRSLTVMKLSPEVVHIPQITRIIRVEVLYPPIITSLTVEGQEANNDYVVDKGKEVNVSCFFKQGNPPAFFYLLDKHGTELKSSQEGILSHSLTAQCEDDWPVVRCEGNGTLQNKSVTFLVRCPPQFDEKSTKIVSLTLGESMFRVKAYTTKVTGCLLTPMSLKDNTTTEVNCVLKGQPPDLILWVSLTKEISIFHGNWTLTLRNEEGSSSTAFSVMDSKYQTLIKNSKRKTFSSSEQIQIIFFRSDLEVNDN
- the LOC112569668 gene encoding uncharacterized protein LOC112569668 isoform X2 — its product is MECELVFNKGGESSFNETLRRQENGFINISYTINLTATSLSSDSFTYIYEACNENRKEISCIFEWRKKRSSSFGKVFGERTGVICFGEQRNLSSSVVTLDIHISQVAMRSLTVMKLSPEVVHIPQITRIIRVEVLYPPIITSLTVEGQEANNDYVVDKGKEVNVSCFFKQGNPPAFFYLLDKHGTELKSSQEGILSHSLTAQCEDDWPVVRCEGNGTLQNKSVTFLVRCPPQFDEKSTKIVSLTLGESMFRVKAYTTKVTGCLLTPMSLKDNTTTEVNCVLKGQPPDLILWVSLTKEISIFHGNWTLTLRNEEGSSSTAFSVMDSKYQTLIKNSKRKTFSSSEQIQIIFFRSDLEVNDN